A stretch of DNA from Pseudomonadota bacterium:
CCTTATTCAGCACCCATTCATACCGGTGTGATTCAGGTTGAAATCTGAAGGGGACGCGCTGAAGTTCTTCCGGTATTTCAGGGTCAAGGGCAACGAGGGTCTCGTCTGCCGGGTATACAATCCCAGGTTTCTGGTGAAGCGTATTTATCCTGACCGGGTAACGAGGTTCGGTGTCTTTCAAGAAATACTCCTGCCGGGAGGGTTCGATGTCATGGTGGTAGGAAAGCGTGGCTAACACAACACCTGAAGGCGGTTTCGGAGGAGTTGAAGGAATCGCGTCATGGAGGTAGTTCATAACTTCCAGCCATACAGGCGCAGCGCCTGTTATGCCGCTCACGTTCCTCATGGGCTCTCCGGAGAAGTTCCCCACCCAGACACCGACAGTATATATATCCGAATATCCTACACACCAGTTATCCCGCATATCTTTGCTCGTTCCGGTCTTCACCGCCGTCCAGAACCGTGTTGACAGGGGGTTTTCAAGACCAAATGTGGCGCTTCGCGCCTCCCTGTCCGACAGGATGTGGGAGATGACAAAAGCCGTATCCGTGTTGAAAACCTTTGCCGGCTTTTTCGTCTTCCCGTCCATGGTCAATTTCGGTTCGCTCCACATCCCCTTGTTGGCCAGCGTTCTGTATGCGTTCACGAGTTCGAAAAGGGTAATGTCCGCTGAACCGAGGGCAATGGAATATCCGTAATATTCCGCCTCTTCGGTAAGACTTTCAAAACCGGTACGTTTAAGCCTCTCCACGAAGGGCACAAGCCCCACAAGAAGCAATGTCCTCACAGCAGGAACATTCAGCGATGCAGAGAGGGCTGTTCTGACGCTCACGCTGCCCCTGAAGGTATTATCATAGTTTTGCGGGACATAGAGCCCGGTAGGGGTTGTAACATGGAGCGGCGAATCTTCCAGGAGAGAGGCCGGGGTAAGGAGCCCCTTTTCAATGGCAAGCCCGTAGAGGAAGGGCTTCAGTGTTGAACCTGCCTGTCTTCTTGCCTGTATGCCATCCACATGGGGAGCGCTTGATGAAGGGCCGCTGTTGCCGACATAGGCAAGGATCTCACCTGTTCTGTTATGAACTACCAGTACGGCGCCATCGGAGACATTGCCTGTTTTCAATTGTGCCAGATAGTGTCGTAATGTCTCACTTACGTACCGCTGCAGTTTTCCATCGATTGTTGATACAATCTTTCCCTTCTCGCCCTTGAGCAGTCTGTAAGCGACATGAGGGGCAAGGGAAGCGACGGGCTTTATGGAATACATCTCTGCAAAGCGGTTCTCAGTGGACTCACATACCGTCCCCTTTGATGACTTCTCATAGGCACAGGCCTTTTTGATCACACTGTGCATGGGGGCATTGGGTGAGGTAATCAAAGCGGCGAGTATGAATGATTCCTCGTCATTGAGACCGCCCGGTTCCTTGTGAAAAAGACCCCGTGATGCGGCAGTGATGCCCTGAAGCTCTCCCCTGTAGGAAATCAGATTGATGTAA
This window harbors:
- the pbpC gene encoding penicillin-binding protein 1C, translated to MWLKGVLWSGICLAVIMVAGALLLAKGAGSQRPPSYETVKHSYEQSDALLLDRHGEVIHQIRVDEKGRRLEWASLNSVSPAFTGAVLFVEDKRFYQHHGVDWFAMGASVLKNLGPKRLRGASTITMQLAAALDKRLKPKGARRGIRQKWQQICAAIAIEKQWSKEQILEAYINLISYRGELQGITAASRGLFHKEPGGLNDEESFILAALITSPNAPMHSVIKKACAYEKSSKGTVCESTENRFAEMYSIKPVASLAPHVAYRLLKGEKGKIVSTIDGKLQRYVSETLRHYLAQLKTGNVSDGAVLVVHNRTGEILAYVGNSGPSSSAPHVDGIQARRQAGSTLKPFLYGLAIEKGLLTPASLLEDSPLHVTTPTGLYVPQNYDNTFRGSVSVRTALSASLNVPAVRTLLLVGLVPFVERLKRTGFESLTEEAEYYGYSIALGSADITLFELVNAYRTLANKGMWSEPKLTMDGKTKKPAKVFNTDTAFVISHILSDREARSATFGLENPLSTRFWTAVKTGTSKDMRDNWCVGYSDIYTVGVWVGNFSGEPMRNVSGITGAAPVWLEVMNYLHDAIPSTPPKPPSGVVLATLSYHHDIEPSRQEYFLKDTEPRYPVRINTLHQKPGIVYPADETLVALDPEIPEELQRVPFRFQPESHRYEWVLNKAKTGHSDHLFLWKPERGKYELCIVDREDRIVDSVEFVVR